A single window of Nicotiana sylvestris chromosome 3, ASM39365v2, whole genome shotgun sequence DNA harbors:
- the LOC104243944 gene encoding uncharacterized protein isoform X2, with amino-acid sequence MHWTSRTNSMQLSINLVDFLIRYMLGSMSASQIFGRSIREDEYLDTPQKYRSFRVLDIIPTEEELNSMPLIYQLPCSRIRSKVLNAGPSTGESPRTLSRSKESNRTPVIGKSPRSRSRSKKANRTPFIGESSRTQSRSNHSTSDFDDNELLDIICSRLTMEVQRHAEKERSTIVKEVFDKFKKEERSAFVDAVFVKVKVYLESSPSLVTTSPRLG; translated from the exons ATGCATTGGACAAGCAGAACAAATTCCATGCAACTGAGTATAAACTTGGTGGATTTCCTTATCCGTTATATGCTTGGTTCTATGAGCGCTTCCCagatattcgggagaagtatAAGAGAGGATGAGTACCTTGATACCCCTCAG AAATATCGCAGCTTTAGGGTATTGGATATAATTCCTACAGAAGAGGAATTGAATTCAATGCCTTTAATTTACCAATTACCATGCAGCCGGATTCGTTCAAAGGTACTTAACGCGGGTCCTTCAACTGGTGAATCACCACGTACTCTGAGTCGATCAAAAGAATCGAATCGAACTCCTGTTATTGGTAAATCACCACGTAGTCGGAGTCGATCAAAAAAAGCGAATCGAACTCCTTTTATTGGCGAATCATCTCGTACCCAAAGTCGTTCTAACCATTCTACAAGTGACTTTGATGACAATGAATTACTCGACATAATATGTTCT AGATTAACGATGGAGGTTCAAAGGCatgcagaaaaagaaagaagcacaATCGTGAAAGAAGTttttgataagtttaaaaaggAGGAGCGATCTGCTTTTGTGGATGCGGTTTTTGTAAAAGTGAAG gtttatctggagtctagtcctagcctcgtcactacctcgccgaggttaggctag
- the LOC104243944 gene encoding uncharacterized protein isoform X1 gives MHWTSRTNSMQLSINLVDFLIRYMLGSMSASQIFGRSIREDEYLDTPQKYRSFRVLDIIPTEEELNSMPLIYQLPCSRIRSKVLNAGPSTGESPRTLSRSKESNRTPVIGKSPRSRSRSKKANRTPFIGESSRTQSRSNHSTSDFDDNELLDIICSRLTMEVQRHAEKERSTIVKEVFDKFKKEERSAFVDAVFVKVKEYFDEKFEQLFKIVNKSNGMDDGNFDLSNHREYDRGNDYY, from the exons ATGCATTGGACAAGCAGAACAAATTCCATGCAACTGAGTATAAACTTGGTGGATTTCCTTATCCGTTATATGCTTGGTTCTATGAGCGCTTCCCagatattcgggagaagtatAAGAGAGGATGAGTACCTTGATACCCCTCAG AAATATCGCAGCTTTAGGGTATTGGATATAATTCCTACAGAAGAGGAATTGAATTCAATGCCTTTAATTTACCAATTACCATGCAGCCGGATTCGTTCAAAGGTACTTAACGCGGGTCCTTCAACTGGTGAATCACCACGTACTCTGAGTCGATCAAAAGAATCGAATCGAACTCCTGTTATTGGTAAATCACCACGTAGTCGGAGTCGATCAAAAAAAGCGAATCGAACTCCTTTTATTGGCGAATCATCTCGTACCCAAAGTCGTTCTAACCATTCTACAAGTGACTTTGATGACAATGAATTACTCGACATAATATGTTCT AGATTAACGATGGAGGTTCAAAGGCatgcagaaaaagaaagaagcacaATCGTGAAAGAAGTttttgataagtttaaaaaggAGGAGCGATCTGCTTTTGTGGATGCGGTTTTTGTAAAAGTGAAG GAATATTTCGATGAGAAGTTTGAACAGTTGTTTAAGATTGTAAACAAATCAAATGGAATGGACGATGGcaattttgatttgagtaaccatcgAGAATATGATAGGGGGAACGACTATTACTAA
- the LOC104243944 gene encoding uncharacterized protein isoform X3: MSTLIPLSFRVLDIIPTEEELNSMPLIYQLPCSRIRSKVLNAGPSTGESPRTLSRSKESNRTPVIGKSPRSRSRSKKANRTPFIGESSRTQSRSNHSTSDFDDNELLDIICSRLTMEVQRHAEKERSTIVKEVFDKFKKEERSAFVDAVFVKVKEYFDEKFEQLFKIVNKSNGMDDGNFDLSNHREYDRGNDYY; the protein is encoded by the exons ATGAGTACCTTGATACCCCTCAG CTTTAGGGTATTGGATATAATTCCTACAGAAGAGGAATTGAATTCAATGCCTTTAATTTACCAATTACCATGCAGCCGGATTCGTTCAAAGGTACTTAACGCGGGTCCTTCAACTGGTGAATCACCACGTACTCTGAGTCGATCAAAAGAATCGAATCGAACTCCTGTTATTGGTAAATCACCACGTAGTCGGAGTCGATCAAAAAAAGCGAATCGAACTCCTTTTATTGGCGAATCATCTCGTACCCAAAGTCGTTCTAACCATTCTACAAGTGACTTTGATGACAATGAATTACTCGACATAATATGTTCT AGATTAACGATGGAGGTTCAAAGGCatgcagaaaaagaaagaagcacaATCGTGAAAGAAGTttttgataagtttaaaaaggAGGAGCGATCTGCTTTTGTGGATGCGGTTTTTGTAAAAGTGAAG GAATATTTCGATGAGAAGTTTGAACAGTTGTTTAAGATTGTAAACAAATCAAATGGAATGGACGATGGcaattttgatttgagtaaccatcgAGAATATGATAGGGGGAACGACTATTACTAA
- the LOC104243944 gene encoding uncharacterized protein isoform X4: MSTLIPLSRIRSKVLNAGPSTGESPRTLSRSKESNRTPVIGKSPRSRSRSKKANRTPFIGESSRTQSRSNHSTSDFDDNELLDIICSRLTMEVQRHAEKERSTIVKEVFDKFKKEERSAFVDAVFVKVKEYFDEKFEQLFKIVNKSNGMDDGNFDLSNHREYDRGNDYY, translated from the exons ATGAGTACCTTGATACCCCTCAG CCGGATTCGTTCAAAGGTACTTAACGCGGGTCCTTCAACTGGTGAATCACCACGTACTCTGAGTCGATCAAAAGAATCGAATCGAACTCCTGTTATTGGTAAATCACCACGTAGTCGGAGTCGATCAAAAAAAGCGAATCGAACTCCTTTTATTGGCGAATCATCTCGTACCCAAAGTCGTTCTAACCATTCTACAAGTGACTTTGATGACAATGAATTACTCGACATAATATGTTCT AGATTAACGATGGAGGTTCAAAGGCatgcagaaaaagaaagaagcacaATCGTGAAAGAAGTttttgataagtttaaaaaggAGGAGCGATCTGCTTTTGTGGATGCGGTTTTTGTAAAAGTGAAG GAATATTTCGATGAGAAGTTTGAACAGTTGTTTAAGATTGTAAACAAATCAAATGGAATGGACGATGGcaattttgatttgagtaaccatcgAGAATATGATAGGGGGAACGACTATTACTAA